The following nucleotide sequence is from Candidatus Izemoplasmatales bacterium.
CCAAGACACTCCTCGACAAGAAGACCTTCAAGGCGATCGTCGACGCGGAGCACCGGATCAAGACGAAGGACGTCGTCCATTTCACCGTCAAGCCCGAGAAGATGCATCTTTTCGACCTTGACGGAAAACGCCTGTAAGCGGGGACGTCGTCATGGAAACGAAAAACAACTGGAAGGCATGGCTGTATCTGGCGCCGATGCTGATCCTGATGGCGGTGTTCACGTTCTATCCCCTCATCAACGCCTTCATCATCTCGTTCTACAAGGGGTACCGCCCGATCCAGGGGACGATCGAGGGATACACCCTCTTCGGTAACTATCTCGTCGTTCTCAACCATCCGCAGTTCTGGTCCGCGATGAAGAACACATTCGTGATCGCCTTCGTTTCCGTTCCGATCTCGATCGTCATCTCGCTTTTGATCGCCGTCGCCCTGAAGTCGATCCCGAAGCTCACGAAATTCTTCCAGACCGTCTTCTTCCTTCCGTACGTCACGAACGCGATCGCCGTCGGCATGACCTTCTCCGTCATGTTCCACAAAGACTACGGTCTCATCAACCTTGTGCTCGGCTGGTTCGGCATGTCTCCGATCGACTGGATCGGCGGACGCTCCAGCTGGTGGACCCAGATGACCGCCCTGCTCGTCTTCACGATCTGGGAGAGCCTTGCATTCAAGATCCTCGTCTTCACGAGCGGCATGCAGAACATCGACAAGCAGTATTACGACGCGGCCAAGATCGACTCGGCCTCGAAATGGACCGTGTTCCGCCGGATTACCGTCCCGCTGCTCTCGCCGATCATCCTCTACATCTCGATCACCTCGATGATCGGCGCCCTCAAGGCCTATAATTCGGTCATCGGTCTCTTCGGAACCAAACTGGGCAACCCGTCGTATTCGATGATCACGATCGTCGCCTACGTCTACAAATTCAGAGCGGAGTTGTCTTCATCGGGGTATTACAGCTATGCCGC
It contains:
- a CDS encoding sugar ABC transporter permease is translated as METKNNWKAWLYLAPMLILMAVFTFYPLINAFIISFYKGYRPIQGTIEGYTLFGNYLVVLNHPQFWSAMKNTFVIAFVSVPISIVISLLIAVALKSIPKLTKFFQTVFFLPYVTNAIAVGMTFSVMFHKDYGLINLVLGWFGMSPIDWIGGRSSWWTQMTALLVFTIWESLAFKILVFTSGMQNIDKQYYDAAKIDSASKWTVFRRITVPLLSPIILYISITSMIGALKAYNSVIGLFGTKLGNPSYSMITIVAYVYKFRAELSSSGYYSYAAASAIILFFITVVFSLIQGVVSKKRVHY